In Ptychodera flava strain L36383 chromosome 17, AS_Pfla_20210202, whole genome shotgun sequence, one genomic interval encodes:
- the LOC139115858 gene encoding glycine receptor subunit alpha-2-like — protein MFGARFQLCMWILLTLVLGSETQEDKKGESAKDEELFTYSPGIPDSLVTYNAGIPDSEVPVDADLSLMLMDFLNDEKLRIRPNIKGPAVAVYCGLYICSFDSISETSMDYSVTMYVRQTWNDTRLQFNASNPIIINGSHKNSIWVPDLFFTNAKTAEVHMSTSTKESKLLRITPSGEVLYTIRMSVKLSCHMDLRFFPMDQQLCIINIESFSYATNDMTLEWLPDDAVVIDKTVKLPQYSINGVTWEAKLGEYLTGNFGQVEVSFRLVRQIGFYVLQAYIPSILLVVLSWLALWMEITSAPARVSLGITTVLALVTQGTWIRSQLPKIAYVTAIDIWLVSCQVFVFATLIEFALVYYMHAWEQGQYSLQRAKRASRRALKSMRQPVDVPPWTRNVNRAEVATNGLPFRESRPLNNRQSSVDDVQSSVRFNISPRKDFMDRAIMIDHVCRVFFPLSFIVFNIVYWYKFLLEPYKH, from the exons CAGCGAGACACAAGAGGACAAAAAAGGGGAAAGCGCAAAGGACGAGGAGCTGTTCACTTATAGCCCCGGCATCCCAGACAGCCTTGTTACTTATAACGCCGGCATCCCGGACAGCGAAGTGCCGGTGGACGCCGATCTCAGCCTTATGCTAATGGACTTTCTGAATGACGAAAAGTTACGGATACGCCCGAATATTAAAG GTCCAGCTGTAGCTGTCTATTGTGGCCTATACATCTGTAGCTTTGATTCAATATCGGAGACGAGTATG GACTACTCGGTGACGATGTATGTGCGACAGACCTGGAATGACACACGGTTGCAATTCAACGCTTCCAATCCGATCATCATCAACGGGAGTCACAAAAACAGCATCTGGGTGCCCGATCTATTTTTCACGAACGCAAAGACAGCGGAGGTGCACATGAGTACATCGACCAAAGAGAGCAAGTTGCTCCGAATCACTCCGAGCGGGGAAGTATTGTATACAATTAG AATGAGCGTAAAGCTGTCTTGTCACATGGACCTCCGGTTCTTCCCCATGGATCAGCAGTTGTGTATAATCAACATCGAGTCTT TTTCCTACGCGACGAATGACATGACACTAGAGTGGTTGCCGGACGATGCCGTGGTTATCGACAAGACAGTGAAACTGCCTCAGTATTCCATCAACGGCGTCACGTGGGAAGCCAAACTGGGCGAATACCTGACAG GCAACTTCGGTCAAGTTGAAGTCAGCTTCAGACTCGTCAGGCAGATCGGATTCTACGTGTTGCAGGCCTACATTCCGAGTATCTTGCTCGTTGTGCTATCATGGCTAGCACTCTGGATGGAGATCACATCCGCCCCAGCCCGGGTTTCACTGGGAATCACCACTGTGCTTGCACTGGTAACGCAAGGGACATGGATACGCAGCCAGTTGCCAAAAATCGCTTACGTCACT GCAATCGATATCTGGCTTGTTAGTTGTCAAGTGTTCGTCTTCGCTACACTGATAGAATTTGCGTTAGTCTACTACATGCATGCTTGGGAACAGGGCCAGTACTCACTACAACGAGCGAAGAGGGCCTCAAGAAGGGCCCTCAAGTCGATGAGGCAACCCGTG GATGTCCCTCCATGGACTCGAAACGTAAACAGGGCGGAGGTGGCCACGAATGGACTGCCATTCCGCGAATCAAGACCACTCAACAACCGCCAGAGCAGCGTCGACGACGTCCAGTCCTCGGTCCGGTTCAACATTTCCCCGAGAAAGGATTTCATGGACCGTGCCATCATGATCGACCACGTGTGCCGTGTCTTCTTTCCGCTCTCTTTCATTGTGTTCAACATCGTCTATTGGTACAAGTTTCTGCTGGAACCTTACAAACACTAA